GCCAGGTATCTGACCCCGTGGGGCCGCCAATTCTGGCGGATCACGCGCGGCTACTTCGTCGGGCCGACCAGCGTCAAGGCGTGGCTGGGGCTCGGTGTGCTGCTGCTCTTGGTGCTCTTCTCGGTCCGGCTCAACGTGCTGTTCAGCTATCAGAGCAACGACATGTACACGGCCCTGCAGGTGGCACTAAAGGGGCTTGCCACGGATAACGACGCGGTCAAACAGTCCGGGATCCACAACTTTTGGGTCTCGCTCGGGATTTTCATCCTGCTGGCGGCCATCTTCATCGCCCGGGTGATCCTCGACATCTACCTGACGCAGCGCTTCATCATCGCCTGGCGGATGTGGCTGACGGGCCATCTCACGGACGACTGGCTCGCGGGTCGGGCGTATTACCGGGATCTGTTCATCGACAACACCATTGACAACCCCGACCAGCGCATCCAGCAGGATGTCGACATCTTCACCGCGGGAGTGGGCGGCACCCCGAACATTCCGTCCAACGGGACGACCAGCACCCTGCTGTTCGGTGCCGTCAACGCGGTGGCATCGGTGATCTCGTTCGCCGCGATCCTGTGGAATTTGTCCGGGAACTTCGATCTCTTCGGTGTGAACGTGCCGCGTGCGATGTTCTGGACCGTCCTGGTCTATGTCTTGATCGTGACGGTGGTCGCGATTTGGCTTGGGCGCCCGCTGATTTGGCTGAGCTTCAACAACGAGAAACTCAACGCCGCGTTCCGTTACGCCCTGGTGCGGCTGCGCGACGCCGCGGAGGCAGTGGGCTTCTACCGCGGCGAGCGCGTCGAACGCACCCAACTGTGGCGGCGCTTCACGCCGATCATCGACAACTACCGCAGGTTCGTGCGCCGGACCATTATCTTCAACGGATGGAACTGGTCGGCGACGCAGACCATCATTCCGCTGCCGTTGGCGATTCAGGCGCCGCGCCTGTTCGCCGGGGAGATCGCCTTCGGCGACGTCACCCAGACCGCGCAGGCTTTCGGCAACATCAACGACTCACTGTCGTTCTTCCGCAACAACTATGACGCGTTCGCGGCCTTCCGGGCGGCGATTATCCGGTTGCACGGCCTCGTCGACGCCAATGACAAGGGTCGCGCGCTGCCCACTATTTTGGTAAAGCCCAGCGAGGAGACCGCGGTGGAGCTACGCGGCATCGAGGTGCGCACGCCGGAGGGCGACCAGCTGGTCGACTCGCTGGACATCCAGCTCGATGTGGGCGACAGCCTGGTGATCACCGGACGCTCGGGAGCCGGCAAGACGACGCTGCTGCGCAGCCTGGCCGAATTGTGGCCGTACGCCTCGGGGACGCTGTGCCGTCCTGATGGCGACAACGAGACGATGTTCTTGTCGCAGCTGCCGTATGTGCCGCTCGGTACGTTGCGCACCGTGGTGTGTTACCCGAATTCGCCGGACGGCGTCTCCGATGACCAACTGCGCGACGTGCTCAACAAGGTGGTTCTGGCGCCGCTCATCAGTCGGTTGGACGAGGACGAGGACTGGGCCAAAGTGCTCTCTCCCGGCGAGCAGCAGCGCGTCGCGTTTGCGCGCGTCCTGCTGACCCGACCGAAGGCGGTCTTCCTCGACGAGGCGACCTCCGCGCTGGACGTTGGCCTGGAATACGCGCTGTACCAATTGGTTCGGGCGGAGTTGCCGGAGTGCGTGATGGTCAGCGTGAGCCATCGGCCCGCCGTCGAGCAGCACCACGAGCAGCAGCTGCACCTGCTCGGCGGTGGCGCGTGGCAGCTGGGTCCGGTCGAAAAGGAACCCGCAAAGGTCTAACGCCTACGCTCCCGCGGACCTGCGGGCCGCGTGCGCTCCAGCGCTGGGTGGTTGCGCGCCTACGCTCCCGCGGACCTGCGGGCCGCGTGCGCTCCGGCGCGGCGCCCGAAGAATGAGCCCTCACCCAGCTGCGTTCCGCTGGCGTAACCCTTGCCGTCCTGGGCGAGGTTGGACGCGCAGGCGCCGGCGGCGTACAGGCCGGGCACCACGGTGCCGTCGGCCCGTTGCACCTC
The sequence above is drawn from the Mycobacterium marseillense genome and encodes:
- a CDS encoding ABC transporter ATP-binding protein/permease, whose amino-acid sequence is MDSKLFKPSIDWSSAFQDSLQWLAIAWVIGAVCLLAALVAARYLTPWGRQFWRITRGYFVGPTSVKAWLGLGVLLLLVLFSVRLNVLFSYQSNDMYTALQVALKGLATDNDAVKQSGIHNFWVSLGIFILLAAIFIARVILDIYLTQRFIIAWRMWLTGHLTDDWLAGRAYYRDLFIDNTIDNPDQRIQQDVDIFTAGVGGTPNIPSNGTTSTLLFGAVNAVASVISFAAILWNLSGNFDLFGVNVPRAMFWTVLVYVLIVTVVAIWLGRPLIWLSFNNEKLNAAFRYALVRLRDAAEAVGFYRGERVERTQLWRRFTPIIDNYRRFVRRTIIFNGWNWSATQTIIPLPLAIQAPRLFAGEIAFGDVTQTAQAFGNINDSLSFFRNNYDAFAAFRAAIIRLHGLVDANDKGRALPTILVKPSEETAVELRGIEVRTPEGDQLVDSLDIQLDVGDSLVITGRSGAGKTTLLRSLAELWPYASGTLCRPDGDNETMFLSQLPYVPLGTLRTVVCYPNSPDGVSDDQLRDVLNKVVLAPLISRLDEDEDWAKVLSPGEQQRVAFARVLLTRPKAVFLDEATSALDVGLEYALYQLVRAELPECVMVSVSHRPAVEQHHEQQLHLLGGGAWQLGPVEKEPAKV